A stretch of the Cryptosporangium minutisporangium genome encodes the following:
- a CDS encoding lytic polysaccharide monooxygenase encodes MTLGNRLTRLAAASGATAVATAALVGFAGVPAQAHGTFAGPVSRVYSCYLENPEAPKSAACKAAVAVSGTQAFYDWTEVNIANAAGNHQALIPDGKLCSAGRAKYAGLDLARSDWTATKLPTSGSFTFSFKATAQHKGRFDLYVTNSTYRPTQPLRWSNLEATPFLSVTDPVAVNGAYQLTGRLPAGKTGRHLVYGIWQRSDSPEAFYACSDVVFGSESSSGGGTVVTPTTPTTPAATASAAPSNSASPSASASSSPGGCGTSSGHHHHRRTDPSATAVRKASSNSTLAPALTGSLGTAFLFAMGTAALFVGRRYIGKHRH; translated from the coding sequence ATGACTCTCGGTAACAGGTTGACCCGCCTCGCGGCGGCGTCCGGCGCTACCGCGGTGGCCACGGCCGCGCTCGTCGGTTTCGCGGGAGTCCCCGCCCAGGCCCACGGGACGTTCGCCGGCCCGGTCAGCCGCGTCTACTCCTGCTACCTGGAGAACCCCGAAGCACCGAAGTCGGCGGCGTGCAAGGCCGCGGTGGCGGTCAGCGGGACGCAGGCGTTCTACGACTGGACCGAGGTCAACATCGCGAACGCGGCCGGCAACCACCAGGCGCTGATCCCCGACGGCAAGCTCTGCAGCGCCGGCCGGGCCAAGTACGCCGGCCTCGACCTGGCCCGTTCCGACTGGACCGCGACGAAGTTGCCGACGAGCGGCTCCTTCACGTTCTCGTTCAAGGCGACCGCGCAGCACAAGGGCCGGTTCGACCTCTACGTCACGAACAGCACGTACCGGCCCACCCAGCCGCTGAGGTGGTCGAACCTGGAGGCCACCCCGTTCCTCTCGGTCACTGACCCGGTCGCGGTCAACGGTGCGTACCAGCTGACCGGCCGGCTGCCCGCCGGTAAGACCGGTCGCCACCTCGTCTACGGGATCTGGCAGCGTTCGGACAGCCCGGAGGCGTTCTACGCCTGCTCGGACGTGGTGTTCGGGTCGGAGAGCAGCTCCGGAGGCGGCACCGTCGTCACGCCGACCACGCCGACCACGCCGGCGGCCACCGCCTCGGCGGCGCCGAGCAACTCGGCGTCTCCCAGCGCCTCCGCGTCGTCCTCGCCCGGCGGCTGCGGGACGTCGTCCGGTCACCACCACCACCGCCGCACCGACCCCAGCGCCACGGCGGTGCGCAAGGCCAGCAGCAACAGCACGCTCGCGCCGGCACTGACCGGCTCCCTCGGCACCGCGTTCCTGTTCGCGATGGGGACTGCTGCCCTCTTCGTCGGCCGCCGCTACATCGGCAAGCACCGCCACTGA